Proteins from one Vespa crabro chromosome 11, iyVesCrab1.2, whole genome shotgun sequence genomic window:
- the LOC124428163 gene encoding piggyBac transposable element-derived protein 5-like, which translates to MFAESFSYIDTESWSDVDKAPDIPEFIAEPGPKIFPADKQSIKEIVEMVIGNDLFALMVNESNSYYHQNKDKICKGKKMSKWNDVSLAEMKKFLGMIILMGQVKKDRKDDYWSSEFYTKTPSFLIIMSRNRFRQI; encoded by the coding sequence ATGTTCGCAGAATCATTTAGTTATATTGATACTGAATCATGGTCAGATGTTGATAAAGCTCCTGATATACCAGAGTTTATTGCTGAACCTGGTCCAAAAATTTTTCCTGCTGATAAGCAAAGCATAAAAGAAATCGTCGAAATGGTTATTGGCAATGATTTATTTGCGTTGATGGTGAATGAATCAAACAGCTATTATCATCAAAATAAGGACAAGATTTGTAAGGGGAAGAAAATGTCTAAGTGGAATGATGTTTCTCTAGCCGAGATGAAGAAATTTCTTGGTATGATTATATTGATGGGCCAAGTCaaaaaagatcgaaaagaTGATTACTGGTCCTCAGAGTTTTATACCAAAACACCATCGTTCTTGATAATAATGTCACGTAACAGATTTCGCCAGATTTGA
- the LOC124428164 gene encoding uncharacterized protein LOC124428164, whose protein sequence is MDDSRLTKRILMYFWEKKFETVFRCLQISEAYIKFNTSFKIPFKMHYDEEIYADLLSKDNNCSDSQSDLDSGSDIIVRRFENKGRPIISKSESDEENSVANDWSEVDNLTFMLAWNGLNNDNNNASTKNKAWVDINVVEMKKFLGLVILMGIVKKPEQDDYWSTHPGLHSPIFGKTMPRNRFRQLWKY, encoded by the exons ATGGATGATTCCAGATTAACAAAAAGGATACTTATGTACTTTTGGGAGAAAAAG TTTGAGACTGTCTTTCGTTGCCTTCAAATATCGGAAGCttacattaaatttaatacaagTTTTAAAATACCCTTCAAAATGCACTACGATGAGGAAATATATGCTGATCTGTTatcaaaagataataattgctCTGATAGTCAAAGTGATTTGGACAGTGGGAGCGATATAATTGTGAGACGATTCGAAAATAAGGGAAGACCAATAATTAGTAAATCTGAAAGTGATGAAGAGAATTCTGTGGCAAATGATTGGTCAGAAGTTGATAACCTGACTTTCATGCTTGCCTGGAACGGTTTG aataatgataacaacaatgcATCAACAAAGAATAAAGCTTGGGTTGATATAAATGttgtagaaatgaaaaaatttttgggACTTGTTATCCTAATGGGAATAGTAAAAAAGCCAGAACAAGACGATTATTGGTCTACTCACCCTGGATTACATTCACCTATTTTTGGAAAAACAATGCCAAGAAACCGATTTCGGCAGTTATGGAAGTATTGA